The following are encoded together in the Pelagicoccus enzymogenes genome:
- the trpA gene encoding tryptophan synthase subunit alpha: MTSLDGFSMAWAMNRIESAFSKAKSEGRSAFVSYVCAGDPDIDTSLEVCRTLIKSGVDVMELGVPFSDPLADGLTNQLAAQRALEAGTTQADVFQLVRNIRKENDEVPIVFYTYYNLMFSNGLDQYIADAKAAGVDGLLVLDLPPEEAEDHMASCEKHGMKTVFLIAPTTPAARVGFIAKHATGFIYYVSRTGVTGVREDLADDLNEMVGMIREATDKPLVVGFGVSKREQVKTICELADGVVVGSAIVNTIKDNLGDTAAITSRMGELVSDLVAGTKVR; the protein is encoded by the coding sequence TTGACCTCTCTCGACGGGTTCTCCATGGCTTGGGCGATGAACCGTATCGAGTCTGCATTTTCCAAAGCTAAGTCAGAAGGGCGTTCCGCCTTCGTTTCCTACGTCTGCGCTGGCGACCCGGACATCGATACCTCTCTGGAGGTTTGTCGCACCTTGATCAAAAGTGGCGTCGATGTGATGGAGCTGGGCGTACCGTTTTCGGATCCCTTGGCCGATGGCTTGACCAACCAGTTGGCGGCGCAGCGAGCGCTGGAAGCGGGCACCACGCAAGCGGACGTTTTTCAGCTGGTCCGCAATATCCGCAAGGAGAACGACGAGGTTCCCATCGTTTTCTACACCTACTACAACTTAATGTTCAGCAATGGCTTGGACCAATATATCGCCGATGCGAAGGCTGCTGGGGTGGATGGGTTGCTGGTGCTGGACCTGCCGCCCGAGGAGGCGGAGGATCACATGGCATCCTGCGAGAAGCATGGCATGAAAACGGTTTTCTTGATCGCTCCGACGACTCCGGCCGCTCGCGTGGGCTTCATCGCCAAGCATGCGACCGGATTCATCTACTACGTTTCCCGTACCGGCGTGACCGGCGTGCGCGAGGATTTGGCGGACGACTTGAACGAGATGGTGGGAATGATTCGCGAAGCGACGGACAAGCCCTTGGTGGTGGGATTTGGCGTTTCTAAGCGGGAGCAAGTTAAGACCATTTGCGAGCTCGCGGACGGAGTCGTTGTTGGTAGCGCGATCGTGAATACGATCAAGGACAACTTGGGCGACACTGCGGCGATCACGTCTCGCATGGGGGAGCTGGTGAGCGACTTGGTGGCAGGTACCAAAGTTCGCTAG
- a CDS encoding DUF6941 family protein, with protein MFVEIFTICDAATDYGGRLNILGAFEGIAALSAPVKRDRCSLAVRMRFDAAETGEHAIEIRFEDHEGQVVGPTMSAKVDVKIHAGRTSGAHNLVLNINGMRFPHFGTYDIRLLVDGEVRSSIPLLVAQTQKRNRMRGSMEN; from the coding sequence ATGTTTGTTGAGATTTTCACCATCTGCGACGCTGCGACCGACTACGGTGGCAGGCTAAATATCCTTGGCGCCTTCGAAGGGATCGCCGCCTTATCGGCTCCGGTCAAAAGGGATCGCTGCTCTTTGGCGGTTCGCATGCGTTTCGATGCGGCTGAAACCGGTGAGCACGCGATTGAAATTCGATTCGAGGACCATGAAGGCCAGGTCGTCGGTCCCACCATGTCTGCGAAGGTGGACGTGAAGATCCATGCAGGGCGGACGAGCGGCGCCCACAATTTGGTGCTCAACATCAACGGGATGAGGTTCCCGCATTTTGGAACCTATGACATCCGACTCCTCGTGGATGGCGAAGTTCGCAGCAGCATCCCGCTCTTGGTGGCGCAGACGCAGAAGCGTAATCGCATGCGCGGTTCTATGGAAAACTAG
- a CDS encoding VanZ family protein: MSKRRIITLAATCCAIAFLVFTVWIIHEANIGRDNILFKTVRATPYGDKIGHFFLAGILTLTANFLFRHRCWRLARLSVPYGSILILAIAIIEEASQYFLPTRSLDIYDALANFAGILAFSVPAILWPRPAKSELADHRQDRR, translated from the coding sequence ATGTCAAAACGGCGGATCATCACCCTTGCAGCCACCTGCTGCGCCATCGCCTTTCTCGTATTCACGGTTTGGATCATCCACGAAGCCAATATCGGCCGGGACAACATCCTGTTCAAGACGGTGAGGGCGACCCCCTACGGCGACAAGATAGGGCATTTCTTCCTCGCAGGCATCCTGACCCTGACCGCCAACTTCCTCTTTCGCCACCGATGCTGGCGCCTCGCTCGGCTATCGGTTCCCTACGGCTCGATCCTCATCCTCGCAATTGCCATCATCGAGGAAGCCAGCCAATACTTCCTGCCCACTCGGTCCTTGGACATCTACGACGCCCTCGCAAACTTCGCGGGCATCCTAGCCTTTTCCGTTCCCGCGATCCTTTGGCCGCGCCCAGCCAAGAGCGAGCTAGCCGACCACCGACAGGATCGCCGCTAG
- a CDS encoding bacteriohemerythrin yields the protein MRWKEEYATGIASVDDQHKMIFKMAKDFNDALVEGQGERVYGILLRFLSQYVKKHFEVEEQCMAKYNCPKAQENIDAHRAFEDVLLQYSEQYEKVGYTYEDASQLMRTIEKWLSNHICKIDRHLRDRPRRASA from the coding sequence ATGAGATGGAAAGAGGAATACGCCACTGGCATCGCCTCCGTCGATGATCAGCACAAGATGATCTTCAAGATGGCTAAGGACTTTAACGATGCGCTCGTTGAAGGCCAAGGGGAACGGGTCTACGGTATCCTGCTAAGATTTTTGAGCCAATACGTTAAAAAGCACTTCGAAGTAGAGGAGCAGTGCATGGCCAAATACAACTGCCCGAAGGCGCAGGAAAACATCGACGCTCATCGAGCCTTCGAGGACGTGCTGCTCCAATATTCCGAACAGTACGAGAAAGTCGGCTACACCTACGAGGACGCGAGCCAACTCATGCGGACGATTGAGAAGTGGCTCAGCAACCACATCTGCAAAATCGACCGCCACCTCAGAGATCGCCCACGTCGAGCGAGCGCCTAG
- a CDS encoding O-acetylhomoserine aminocarboxypropyltransferase/cysteine synthase family protein, producing the protein MNIETKCLHAGQEPDPTTNSRGVSVHRTTSYVFNSTEHAANLFALKELGNIYTRIMNPTQDVLEQRVAALEGGAAALALASGTSAIFYTVINIAKAGDNIVSANNLYGGTYTQFANILPDLGITVKFVDANDPAKVAEAIDENTRGVFCETVGNPALEVTDIAAWAEVAHANGLPLIVDATFSTPYLTRPIEHGADIVVHSLTKWLGGHGAGIGGIVVDSGKFNWANGKFPLYDQPDESYHGLRWGHDLPEPLAALAFILRMRTVPLRNLGACISPDNAWIILQGIETLHLRMERHCENALAVAKHLQASDSVEWVKYPGLEDNENYAKAQKYLEGKGGSMVVFGIKGGAAAGSKFIDSLKLFSHLANVGDAKSLAIHPATTTHSQLSEEQQAAGGITPELIRLSVGIENIEDIIADIDQAIAAAGA; encoded by the coding sequence ATGAATATCGAAACGAAGTGCCTGCACGCAGGACAAGAGCCTGACCCGACTACCAACTCGCGTGGCGTTTCCGTCCACCGTACGACCTCCTACGTCTTCAACAGCACCGAGCACGCCGCGAATCTTTTCGCCCTCAAGGAGTTGGGCAACATCTACACCCGTATCATGAATCCGACGCAGGACGTGCTCGAGCAGCGGGTCGCGGCCTTGGAGGGGGGAGCGGCTGCCTTGGCTCTTGCTTCTGGAACGAGCGCCATTTTCTACACGGTCATCAACATCGCCAAGGCGGGCGACAACATCGTATCCGCAAACAACCTTTACGGCGGTACCTACACTCAGTTCGCCAACATCCTGCCGGACTTGGGAATCACCGTGAAGTTCGTCGATGCCAACGATCCCGCCAAGGTCGCCGAGGCCATCGACGAGAACACCCGCGGCGTGTTCTGCGAGACGGTGGGGAATCCTGCTCTGGAGGTTACGGATATCGCCGCTTGGGCGGAAGTCGCTCATGCCAACGGCTTGCCCCTGATTGTGGACGCGACCTTCTCGACGCCCTACCTGACGCGTCCCATCGAGCACGGGGCGGACATCGTGGTTCACTCCCTAACCAAGTGGCTGGGCGGCCACGGCGCGGGAATAGGCGGTATCGTGGTTGACTCCGGCAAGTTCAATTGGGCTAACGGAAAGTTCCCGCTCTACGATCAACCCGACGAATCCTACCACGGTCTGCGTTGGGGACATGACTTGCCGGAGCCGCTGGCTGCCCTGGCATTTATCCTCCGCATGCGCACCGTGCCGCTGCGCAACCTCGGCGCCTGTATTTCTCCCGACAACGCTTGGATTATCCTGCAGGGTATCGAGACCTTGCACCTCCGCATGGAGCGGCATTGCGAAAACGCTTTGGCGGTGGCCAAGCACTTGCAAGCCAGCGACTCGGTGGAATGGGTCAAGTATCCAGGACTTGAGGACAACGAGAACTACGCCAAGGCTCAGAAGTACTTGGAAGGCAAGGGCGGTTCCATGGTGGTCTTCGGCATCAAGGGCGGCGCCGCGGCGGGCTCGAAGTTCATCGACTCGCTGAAGCTCTTCAGCCACCTCGCCAACGTCGGCGACGCCAAGAGCTTGGCGATCCATCCCGCGACTACCACTCACAGCCAGCTATCGGAAGAGCAGCAGGCGGCGGGCGGCATCACTCCGGAGTTGATCCGTCTTTCGGTGGGTATCGAAAACATCGAGGATATCATCGCCGACATCGACCAAGCCATCGCGGCGGCGGGAGCCTGA
- a CDS encoding phnA protein → MAKGLEKHQAKQAQLSALGKDLTRRSGSKCELCEASGVSLRPYPVPPEEDEPRVDTCLFACDLCREQLENPKRIDASHWRCAAQSVWSEVPAVQVVAARVLDRLGKTELWAREALDDVFFEEEVEEWIAKQVL, encoded by the coding sequence ATGGCAAAAGGACTTGAAAAGCACCAAGCCAAGCAGGCGCAGCTCAGCGCTCTCGGCAAAGACCTAACGCGTCGCTCAGGATCGAAGTGCGAACTTTGCGAGGCCTCGGGAGTCTCCTTGCGTCCGTACCCCGTTCCGCCGGAAGAGGACGAACCTCGGGTCGATACTTGCCTTTTTGCCTGCGACCTCTGCCGGGAGCAGCTTGAGAATCCGAAGCGAATCGATGCGTCTCATTGGCGTTGCGCCGCTCAGTCGGTTTGGAGCGAAGTACCTGCCGTACAAGTTGTAGCGGCTCGCGTCCTGGATCGTTTGGGTAAGACGGAACTTTGGGCGAGGGAAGCGCTTGATGACGTTTTTTTCGAGGAGGAGGTTGAGGAGTGGATCGCCAAGCAAGTTTTGTAG
- the pdxH gene encoding pyridoxamine 5'-phosphate oxidase → MADLGDLREEYGHDSLSEDSVHPNPVEQFRIWFDHAVDKKIPEPNAMSLATVDETGQPWQRTVLLKAYDDKGFVFYTNYESRKGKQLAHNPKTCVLFPWIQLERQVIVTGSVERVSTSESLKYFASRPFGSRLGAWVSQQSSVVSSRSILLAKFEEMKNKFKDGDVPLPSFWGGYRIVPDTIEFWLGGKSRIHDRIFYRKASDGSWTIERLAP, encoded by the coding sequence ATGGCAGATCTTGGCGATTTGAGAGAAGAATACGGTCACGATTCACTGAGCGAAGACTCGGTTCATCCAAATCCGGTCGAGCAGTTTCGAATCTGGTTCGATCACGCCGTCGACAAGAAGATCCCCGAGCCCAACGCCATGAGCTTGGCGACTGTAGACGAGACGGGCCAACCTTGGCAGCGAACCGTGCTGCTGAAGGCCTATGACGACAAAGGCTTCGTCTTCTACACCAACTACGAAAGCCGCAAAGGCAAGCAACTGGCCCACAACCCCAAGACCTGCGTCCTTTTTCCTTGGATACAACTGGAGCGTCAGGTGATCGTCACCGGCTCGGTCGAACGCGTCTCCACCAGCGAGTCCCTCAAGTACTTCGCAAGCCGGCCCTTCGGCAGCCGCCTAGGCGCTTGGGTTTCGCAACAGAGCTCCGTGGTATCCTCCCGCTCCATCTTGCTCGCTAAGTTCGAGGAGATGAAGAACAAGTTCAAAGACGGCGACGTTCCTCTACCTTCCTTTTGGGGCGGCTACCGCATCGTTCCGGACACCATCGAGTTCTGGCTGGGCGGAAAGTCGAGAATTCACGACCGTATCTTCTACCGCAAGGCCAGCGACGGTAGCTGGACCATCGAACGCCTCGCCCCTTGA
- a CDS encoding MATE family efflux transporter has protein sequence MFTGFKARWQEEAGYRQLLKVAFPLIVSSGSTSLMLFIDRMLLSWYSNEAIAATLPAGLLHWTLICPFFGMAMYTSTFVAQYTGANRPERVGASIWQGLYLCLIGSLALPALSPLADEFFALVGHAPRIQEMESSYFKILCFCSFFFLTNAVLSSFYSGRGKSWTIVWINLLAMFLNTLFDYAWIFGHWGFPEMGIRGAGYATMASSCIGSAVYFVLVLSSANDATYSTKRSWKLEVDLIRRMIKFGLPAGVHFFLDVIGFTIFIMLIGRLGIAASAATNIAHQIHLLGLLPLVGLGIANSILVGQYQGAKRSPLAVKATYSSIQLATAYNIVAASCYLFLPLLFIGPFFLARQDPPSPELVELISNLLKFVALFTFFDAFVILTSGTLKGAGDTKFVMRTLTLTSVILVIVPTVLIIEVYRLPLYYAWSILAVNQICLSIIFYLRFRSGKWKDNQVIE, from the coding sequence ATGTTCACAGGTTTCAAAGCTAGATGGCAGGAGGAGGCCGGCTACCGCCAACTTCTCAAAGTCGCGTTTCCGCTGATCGTCAGCTCGGGCTCGACCTCCCTCATGCTGTTCATCGACCGCATGCTGCTGAGCTGGTACTCGAACGAAGCCATCGCCGCAACCCTGCCTGCTGGACTCCTGCACTGGACGCTGATCTGCCCCTTCTTCGGAATGGCAATGTACACTTCCACCTTCGTGGCCCAATACACTGGGGCCAATCGTCCGGAACGCGTGGGAGCTTCCATCTGGCAAGGCTTGTACCTCTGCTTGATCGGCTCGCTAGCGCTACCCGCGCTTTCCCCTTTGGCAGACGAGTTCTTTGCCTTGGTCGGGCACGCTCCTCGTATCCAAGAAATGGAGTCGAGCTATTTCAAGATCCTCTGCTTCTGCTCCTTCTTCTTCCTTACCAACGCAGTGCTCTCCAGCTTCTACTCCGGACGCGGCAAGTCGTGGACCATCGTTTGGATCAACTTGCTGGCCATGTTCCTCAACACGCTGTTCGACTACGCATGGATCTTCGGACATTGGGGCTTCCCTGAAATGGGCATCCGCGGAGCGGGCTACGCCACCATGGCAAGCTCCTGCATCGGCTCCGCGGTCTACTTCGTGCTAGTGCTCAGCTCGGCCAACGACGCAACCTACTCGACGAAACGATCCTGGAAGCTCGAGGTCGACCTCATCCGCCGCATGATCAAATTCGGCCTGCCAGCGGGCGTGCACTTTTTCTTGGATGTGATCGGTTTCACCATCTTCATCATGCTCATCGGCCGACTCGGCATCGCCGCTTCCGCCGCCACCAACATTGCCCATCAAATACATCTTCTCGGACTGCTGCCGCTGGTCGGTCTAGGGATTGCGAATTCGATATTGGTCGGACAGTACCAAGGGGCCAAGCGCAGCCCCCTCGCCGTCAAGGCAACCTACTCCTCCATCCAGCTGGCAACCGCCTACAACATCGTAGCCGCCTCCTGCTACCTCTTCCTGCCCCTGCTCTTCATCGGCCCCTTCTTCCTGGCCCGACAAGACCCTCCATCCCCCGAATTGGTGGAGCTCATCTCGAACCTGCTCAAGTTCGTAGCCCTCTTCACCTTCTTCGACGCGTTCGTCATCTTGACGAGCGGAACCTTGAAAGGCGCAGGCGACACCAAGTTCGTCATGCGTACCCTCACCCTCACGTCGGTCATTCTCGTGATCGTCCCCACCGTCCTGATCATCGAAGTCTATCGGCTCCCCTTGTACTACGCGTGGAGCATCTTGGCGGTGAACCAGATCTGCCTGAGCATCATTTTCTACCTGCGCTTCCGCAGCGGAAAGTGGAAGGATAACCAAGTGATCGAGTAA
- a CDS encoding 3-methyladenine DNA glycosylase, whose amino-acid sequence MDRQASFVVEDQIQVLEETEWKSLAAAHEEGVGPYIDAYRKRRDSRQKHPVHDFLFAYYQTNRTTLRRWRPAAFQFLRGDAARGFLEDDRYHETEYGIGLNLDRLEENVRERICWVRSLIQAAKSRPPRFNCFGLHEWAMVYKAKEIRHETTPLRLSPEEVAKVVEGSPIRCSHWDAFRFFTPAARPLNELTPEAEGREENEQFGCIHFNMDLYRWTYKGSPWLGSELLRACFELALEARELDMRASPYDLSEYDYKPIYIETAAGREEYREEQQRIYRSGQVLADRLMRECDFVLSRRK is encoded by the coding sequence GTGGATCGCCAAGCAAGTTTTGTAGTTGAGGACCAAATACAGGTTCTCGAAGAAACAGAATGGAAGTCGCTGGCTGCTGCTCACGAGGAGGGAGTCGGTCCCTACATCGATGCCTACCGCAAGCGTCGAGACAGCCGGCAAAAGCATCCGGTACACGATTTCCTTTTCGCTTACTATCAAACCAACCGAACCACGCTGCGTCGCTGGCGTCCCGCTGCATTCCAGTTTCTGAGAGGCGATGCCGCTCGCGGCTTTTTGGAAGACGATCGGTATCACGAGACCGAATACGGTATCGGTTTGAATCTTGATCGGTTGGAGGAAAATGTCAGGGAGCGCATCTGCTGGGTACGTTCTCTGATTCAAGCAGCGAAGTCTCGTCCGCCACGCTTCAATTGCTTCGGTCTGCACGAATGGGCGATGGTCTACAAGGCAAAGGAAATTCGCCATGAAACCACACCGCTTCGCCTCAGTCCGGAAGAAGTGGCAAAGGTCGTGGAAGGAAGTCCGATACGCTGCTCGCATTGGGACGCATTTCGCTTCTTCACGCCAGCGGCCCGACCATTAAACGAACTGACACCTGAAGCGGAAGGTAGGGAGGAGAACGAGCAGTTTGGCTGTATCCACTTCAACATGGACCTCTATCGATGGACCTACAAGGGCAGCCCTTGGTTGGGTTCCGAGCTCTTGCGTGCCTGCTTCGAATTAGCTCTTGAAGCTCGAGAGCTCGATATGCGTGCAAGTCCGTACGACCTTTCTGAATACGACTATAAGCCGATTTACATAGAAACGGCAGCGGGTCGGGAAGAATACCGAGAAGAGCAGCAGCGCATTTATCGTTCCGGGCAAGTTTTGGCTGATCGACTGATGCGCGAATGCGATTTCGTGCTTTCTCGGCGTAAATAG
- a CDS encoding OmpP1/FadL family transporter yields the protein MRCRPQTFCVCAALAASVLAPAGFSAGFAIQEQSVSGLGNAYAGGAASAEDASTVYFNPAGMSLIEKPQLHAGLHLILPEAAFTDFGSTTLAAPTQGSDAVSEEEALVPNLFYVAPFNDDLVWGLGVSAPYGLTTDYGEDWVGRYVARRTELKTVLVNPSLAYRVNDKLSIGGGLDYVKADAVLSNAIDMGLVFLNQYQSGGIPSNSQTMAIAGDVQANLGGSKYDGGIRLEGDGDGWGFNVGALYEINDDWRWGVHYRSKVELALSGQADFTVGALEGLLGPAFADQGGGVDITLPDTLSISFYGNVNERLSLMADVTKTSWSEFQELRIVFENPSPPATVIPELWEDVNKYSLGASYRFNDRVTGRFGLAYDESPVPNDDVRSPRIPDEDRKWIALGLSLAATKQLDLHFAYVNILVDDPMIDNSSHAAGQRLHGKIDASVSLLSVGLSKRF from the coding sequence ATGAGATGTCGTCCCCAGACCTTCTGCGTTTGCGCTGCCCTGGCTGCTAGCGTGCTCGCCCCAGCAGGATTTTCCGCCGGCTTTGCCATCCAAGAGCAAAGCGTTTCTGGCTTGGGCAACGCCTATGCGGGAGGAGCGGCCTCGGCCGAAGATGCCTCCACCGTTTACTTCAATCCCGCGGGCATGTCCTTGATCGAAAAGCCTCAGCTGCATGCTGGGCTGCACCTTATCTTGCCGGAAGCAGCGTTTACGGATTTCGGCTCCACTACTTTGGCGGCTCCGACGCAGGGGAGTGACGCGGTTTCCGAGGAGGAGGCCTTGGTGCCGAATCTCTTTTACGTGGCTCCCTTCAACGACGATTTGGTTTGGGGTTTGGGCGTTTCCGCGCCTTACGGGCTGACGACGGACTACGGTGAGGATTGGGTTGGCCGCTACGTGGCGCGGCGAACCGAATTGAAGACGGTTTTGGTCAATCCCTCGCTGGCCTATCGAGTGAACGACAAGCTGTCGATTGGCGGGGGGCTTGACTACGTCAAGGCCGATGCGGTCCTGAGCAATGCCATCGATATGGGGCTGGTTTTCTTGAACCAATACCAGTCTGGCGGTATCCCCTCGAATTCCCAAACCATGGCCATTGCGGGCGATGTGCAAGCGAACCTTGGCGGCAGCAAGTACGATGGCGGAATTCGCTTGGAGGGCGACGGTGACGGTTGGGGGTTCAACGTCGGAGCCCTCTACGAGATCAACGATGACTGGCGTTGGGGAGTGCACTACCGTTCGAAGGTTGAGTTGGCCCTGAGCGGTCAAGCTGACTTTACCGTGGGAGCGCTGGAAGGGCTGCTGGGGCCTGCCTTTGCGGACCAAGGCGGGGGCGTGGATATCACTCTCCCGGATACGCTTTCGATATCCTTCTATGGAAACGTAAACGAGCGTCTGAGCCTGATGGCGGACGTAACCAAGACCTCCTGGAGCGAATTTCAGGAGCTTCGAATCGTATTCGAAAACCCATCACCGCCGGCCACTGTGATTCCCGAGCTTTGGGAGGACGTCAACAAGTACAGTCTCGGGGCTTCCTACCGTTTTAACGATAGGGTGACCGGGCGCTTCGGATTGGCTTATGACGAGTCTCCTGTGCCCAACGACGATGTACGTTCCCCACGGATACCCGACGAGGATCGCAAGTGGATCGCATTGGGGCTCAGCCTGGCCGCTACCAAGCAGCTCGATTTGCATTTCGCTTACGTGAACATTCTGGTGGATGACCCGATGATCGACAACAGCAGCCACGCAGCGGGACAACGACTCCACGGCAAGATCGATGCGTCCGTGTCGCTGCTGAGCGTGGGCCTGAGCAAGCGCTTTTAG
- a CDS encoding MFS transporter, with product MSNVNPSKLFTASCLALIVTAMTFAIRAGILSELATDFGLSDTQLGWVNSMAFLGFPVAMMILGLAYNYLGARNLMIIAFVGHLAGLLLTIYAGGFWSLLISTFLIGFANGSVEAACNPLIADMYPKNQTTMLNRFHVWFPGGIVIGALASKFMTDASLGWQLQIAIMLVPTIIYGIYVFTQAFPASENIETNTGTNIKSLFSPLYIFMILCMFMTAISEFGPQQWVGRLLSESGASPMIILALGTGLMALGRQFAGPIVHKLNPIGVLLLSSIITCLGIYLLSTATGSVIYLATAVFALGVCYYWPTMIGFIGEYQPKTGALGMSLMGGAGMFSVSVWNPIIGSWIDTARAEATAAGIPAEEIELAAGQATLGNMMLFPGILIVAFAILFALRGKVQKAAVV from the coding sequence ATGAGTAATGTAAATCCCTCCAAACTGTTCACCGCGAGCTGTCTCGCTTTGATCGTGACAGCGATGACCTTCGCTATCCGAGCCGGCATCCTTTCCGAACTTGCTACTGATTTCGGCCTGTCCGACACCCAATTGGGTTGGGTGAACTCCATGGCATTCCTCGGCTTTCCAGTGGCCATGATGATTCTCGGGTTGGCCTACAACTACCTTGGCGCCCGTAACCTCATGATCATCGCTTTCGTCGGTCACCTCGCCGGCTTGCTGCTCACCATCTACGCTGGCGGTTTCTGGAGCTTGCTCATCTCAACCTTCCTCATCGGCTTCGCGAACGGTTCTGTCGAGGCAGCGTGTAACCCGCTCATCGCGGACATGTATCCGAAAAACCAGACGACCATGCTCAACCGCTTCCACGTCTGGTTCCCCGGCGGGATCGTGATCGGAGCCTTAGCCTCCAAGTTCATGACCGACGCGTCGCTTGGCTGGCAGCTGCAAATCGCGATCATGCTGGTCCCGACTATCATCTACGGTATCTACGTCTTCACCCAAGCCTTCCCTGCTTCGGAGAACATCGAGACGAACACCGGCACCAACATCAAGTCGCTCTTCTCCCCTCTCTACATTTTCATGATCCTCTGCATGTTCATGACTGCCATTTCCGAATTCGGCCCACAACAATGGGTCGGCCGCCTCCTTTCCGAGAGTGGAGCTTCGCCTATGATCATCCTCGCGCTTGGCACCGGCCTCATGGCTCTCGGTCGCCAATTCGCTGGCCCGATCGTCCACAAGCTGAACCCCATCGGCGTATTGCTGCTATCTTCGATCATCACCTGCCTTGGCATCTACCTCCTCAGCACCGCAACGGGCAGCGTCATCTACCTAGCGACCGCAGTCTTCGCGCTGGGCGTCTGCTACTACTGGCCAACCATGATCGGCTTCATCGGCGAATACCAGCCCAAGACGGGAGCTCTCGGCATGTCCCTCATGGGTGGCGCCGGTATGTTCTCTGTCAGCGTCTGGAATCCGATAATCGGGAGCTGGATCGACACGGCACGCGCAGAGGCGACAGCAGCCGGTATCCCTGCGGAGGAAATTGAACTGGCAGCAGGCCAGGCAACCCTCGGAAACATGATGCTTTTCCCAGGTATCCTGATCGTGGCCTTCGCCATCCTCTTCGCACTGCGCGGCAAGGTGCAAAAAGCTGCAGTAGTCTGA
- a CDS encoding DMT family transporter, which translates to MQPYQWIPLLNAVVYTLAALCLKRATTHGVGPWRTTFISNLAMFLAAFPLWFFGEPIESPSALLIPLGVGVAFFVGQLLTCLAIHRGDVSLLTPLLGTKTVFVALIVSFAMGERLEPSVWLGAFLSAIAILLMGGGSTADRGKVTLTIFLGVGSALWFAGADSLVASVGLELGFHTMVAGMFTGVMLCSFGLVPLFKSNMSSISRSTWKWMGAGAVLMAVQAGLMAFVLSTYGKATVVNILYSSRGIWSVLLVWWIGHWFSNEEQRLSRGVLLRRLVGSVLLLAAILSVVG; encoded by the coding sequence ATGCAGCCTTACCAGTGGATACCGTTGTTGAACGCCGTCGTTTACACCTTGGCTGCCCTGTGCCTGAAGCGAGCGACCACTCATGGGGTGGGCCCTTGGCGGACCACATTCATATCAAACTTAGCCATGTTCTTGGCCGCGTTTCCCCTTTGGTTTTTTGGGGAACCGATCGAGTCGCCCAGCGCCTTGCTGATACCTTTGGGGGTGGGGGTGGCCTTTTTCGTAGGTCAGCTGCTGACCTGCCTGGCGATCCATCGAGGGGACGTCAGCTTGCTCACTCCCTTGTTAGGCACCAAGACGGTATTCGTGGCATTGATCGTCTCGTTCGCGATGGGGGAGCGTTTGGAACCCTCCGTTTGGCTGGGTGCGTTTTTGAGCGCGATAGCGATTTTGTTGATGGGAGGCGGGAGCACCGCAGATCGGGGCAAGGTTACGCTGACCATTTTCTTGGGCGTGGGCAGCGCCTTGTGGTTTGCGGGGGCGGACTCCTTGGTGGCATCCGTAGGGCTTGAATTGGGCTTCCACACGATGGTGGCTGGAATGTTTACCGGCGTGATGCTGTGCTCCTTCGGCTTGGTGCCGCTGTTTAAGTCCAACATGAGCAGCATCAGCCGCTCTACTTGGAAGTGGATGGGAGCTGGTGCTGTCTTGATGGCGGTACAGGCTGGATTGATGGCCTTTGTCCTCAGCACTTACGGCAAGGCGACGGTGGTGAACATCTTGTACAGTTCGCGAGGGATCTGGAGCGTGTTGCTCGTTTGGTGGATTGGCCACTGGTTCTCTAACGAGGAACAGCGACTGAGCCGTGGGGTGCTGCTGAGGCGACTTGTCGGGTCGGTGCTCCTGCTAGCGGCGATCCTGTCGGTGGTCGGCTAG